The Heliorestis convoluta genome includes the window ACCAACTCCTGCGGTGCCCTTATGCTGTATCTAGGTACGAATCGTCGATATGAACAAATGGATGTACACAACATTTATTTCACCAAAAGCTATAAAGAAACACTCGATCAGATCTTTAAAGAAAAAGTTTTTCCCGATGATCCAGCACTTTACGTGTACTCACCGACAAAGATTGATCCCACAGTAGCACCAGAAGGCAAAGAAGTTATCTATGTTCTTTGTCCCGTTCCCAACCTAGATAGCTCTATCAACTGGCAGGAATCTGTTCCAATCTATCGAGAAAAGATTCTGGATAAGCTAGAACGTAGTGGCCTTACAGACTTGCGAAAGCATATTGACTTTGAAAGAATCTATACGCCAGAGACCTTCAATGCTCGATTTAACACCTATCAAGGCTCGGGCTTTGGGTTGGCTCCTACGCTGTTTCAATCAGGATATTTTCGCCCTCACATTAAGTCAAAGGATGTAAGCAATCTTTACTTTGTTGGGGCCAGTGTTCATCCAGGCGGTGGTGTGCCCGTTGTACTTGTTTGTGGACAACTAGCAACTCGCCAAATTATGGCTGACAAACAAGGCTCTTCTGTGGAACAAACTTACTCTGTTGCTACAACTGCAAAAGCATAAAAAAGCTGAAAGCTACAAGGGAATTGTAGCTTTCAGCTTTTTTTGTATTTATTCATCGAAAAAAACTTTTCTTTATTTTCGCCATGACGACAAAGTTTGCTGGTATAGTTCGTTATAATAAAAAAGAATTCCAGATTATACCATATCCTTTGCTTTTGAAGGAGAAGGGCACCAAGGAGGGATGCTTATTGTGGGATGAACCAAATGTATACCCCTTTCGTCGGATCAGAGCGGAGGCGCCACAACCTCAGAAAGGATTTCTTAAAAGAATATGGAATCAAGGATATGACAAAAGAGCAGGACCTAATTTCCAAAAAACGATTACCAAAAATACTAGGCCCCTCATGCAAAATGTGACACAAACTATGACCGCGATGATAACAGCAGCCTTTGTCATGCCTATAAAAATCATCAGAAAAATGGATATGGCAGCTTGGTTGTGGTGGATAACTCTATTTCTCTTTGCTAGAGGTACCATCCTAGGTGGTCTTTCTGTTGCTGCACCTGCTCTAATTGCACTGGTTGCAACGAGAAAACCAGATCGACTATTATTTGCCATGGCGGGAATGATTGCTGGTTGGGCTTCTTTATGGATAACGGAAGGTTCCATCATTTTTCCTGATGATGCAGTAATCGTTAACCCTCTGTTTCAACTTTTAGCTTGGTTTACCATCGCATTGCTAGGCTTTACTCTACAACGATATAAAGATATATCATTATCCCATTTGGCTTTACTTGTACTTCTTACGCTCTGGGCAGTAGGCGGTGCTGCAACAATATGGGAAGGCCCTACTGTCTATGGTACCTTACTTGTACTTTTTGAAGGGCTCGTGGCAGGCCTACTTGTTATTGTTATGGTTAAAGCGCTAGAAAGCCTAGAAGATAAGAACGCCAAAGCTTGGAGCACAGAAGCAACTGCTAGTATTCTCATGATGGTTCTACTGGCAGCACTGGGAATTCCGACAGAGCCTTTATATGGGCTATCGTTACTTACAATATTTTCTGGACTCATCATTTTGATCGGTGCAGCAACCTTTGGTGTAACAGGTGGTACCGTTACTGCCGTAGCCTTAGGTCTTTTACCAGCCCTTGCTTCTTTTGGTGCACCGACCTCTATGGCGATGCTCACACTATCAGGTCTTTTGGCCGGACTCTTTCGGAAATGGGCAAAGCCAGGCATTATAGCTGGTTTTTTTATGGGTCACTTTATATTATCCATTTACCTACTCAATGGAGAACAAGTCGCCAAGCTCTTTCTAGAAGCAGCGATAGCCAGTGCTTTCTTCCTGATCATGCCACCTCGTTGGCTTGCTAAAATTCATCAACGTATTCGAAATAAAGTTGAGAAAAAAAGCGAAGAAGTGGCTCTTTCTGTGGTGTCAAAACGCCTAGAAGAAATGGGCAGTATCTTTCGTCAATTGTCTCAAACTTTAGCAGAACTATCACAAGAAGAGAGTCGCCCTAAACAGTGGACCGCTTTCTATGAAACCATAGAAGAGAGAGTATGCAAAGACTGCTCTAGCTACGGTCTTTGTTGGGAAAGAGACGAGAAGCGCACTCGTCAACATCTGGAAGCACTCCTAGAGGAAATGGAAGAAAAAGGTGAAATGACAGCACGTGAGCTCCATGTCCAGTGTGCTCGCTGGGGAGAACTTTCTGCGACCATTCGGTCTTTATTTGAAACCATTGAAGTAGACCGATACTGGCGACGTCGCATGGAAGAAAGCAAAAATCTGGTCAGTGCTCAATATAAGGGACTCTCTCGATGGATGGAATCTTTGTCACGAGAAATGGTCATCGAGGGCGCACCAGAAGGAGCCCTAAAAAAAGCAAAAGAAGTGTTGGCTACAAAAGGATTTCAGCTAAAAAGCATCGATGAGGAAGTCTATCCTCAACAATGGATTTTGGAAGTAGGCGGCAGGGGTTGTAGTGGTCAATGGTCTTGTGCAGAAGTAGCAGTTCCCACTGTAGCAGAAGTACTTAACAAGCCCATGACAGTGAACAACAGCAACTGCTCAGGACAAAAGGGAAGTTGCGCCTTTTTGCTTTCATCCGAAAAACCATATGGTGTCGAAATTGCAACGGCGCAAGCACCACGTTTTGGAAGTGCTGTTAGTGGAGACAGCATCGGCACTTGGTCCTGCTCTACGTCTAAAAAAATCGTTGCCTTGAGTGATGGTGCAGGAATTGGTGCAAAAGCAGCGAGAGAAAGTAGCGCTACTCTAGCACTGCTAGAGCAGTTTTCAAAAGCCGGTGTAGAAGCAGAAGAAACTGTTGCTGCGGTCAATGCCTTGATTGGCTTAACAACAGAAGACGATTCTTTTGCAACGGTAGACATGGCAGCCTTTGATCTATCTTCCGCTGAATTGGAAATGATCAAGCTAGGCGCAGCGCCAAGTTATCTAAAAAGAGGTCGCAAAGTACAGTTTCTCCAAGCCTCTTCTTTACCACTTGGCATTATAAAATCTTTAGAAGTGGAGGTTCTCTCAACTTCCCTTTTGCCTGGTGATTTGCTGATTATGGTCAGCGATGGAATCGCAGATGGTAAGAACAAGGGAAAAAGGCAAGAAAGATACGTTGAAGATTGGCTTTACTCTTATCTGATAGGGACAGAAGAAGTAAATCCGCAACGCCTTGCCGATGCTATTATGGAGGAAGCTTTACAAGATCATGAAGGAAGAGCCCATGACGATTGTACAGTCATTGTTGTGGCTGTTAGAAATCGTGAAGATAGTTAGATAGAGAACAGGTCTACCGGGCGGGAAGACCTGTTTTTTTATGGAATAATTAGGATATGATAGCTGTAGAGTCTACTATAAGCCTGCTATAGGATCTATCTACTTTTTTTCGTCCGGAACCCTTGCTTTTTAGGAAGGGAAAAGAAAAAGGTTGTAGAATTAAATGACAAAAGAAATAGGGTGAGAAAAATGAACCAGTTGGCCCAACGGTTTCTACAGACCCTTCAAAAAGTAAAAGTTCTAGAAAAGGGACAGAAAATCGTGGTAGCTGCCTCTGGTGGCGTAGACTCAACATCTTTGCTCTGGCTCTTTCGTGAAGTTTCTCCTTATTACCCTCTTGATTTGGTCGTAGCTCACTACAACCATGCCTTGCGAGGAAAAGAATCACAAGAAGATGAAGACTTCATAAAAGCGCTAGCGCATCGACTACAGCTTCCTTTTGCCGTTGACAGTCCCCCGAAAGGGTACTGGGAAAAGGCCAAAGGAAACAAAATGGACGAAGCCAGAAAATTACGCTATCGTTTTTTCCACGATGTAGCCAAAAAGCAAGGAGCCCAGGCAAT containing:
- a CDS encoding SpoIIE family protein phosphatase — protein: MWDEPNVYPFRRIRAEAPQPQKGFLKRIWNQGYDKRAGPNFQKTITKNTRPLMQNVTQTMTAMITAAFVMPIKIIRKMDMAAWLWWITLFLFARGTILGGLSVAAPALIALVATRKPDRLLFAMAGMIAGWASLWITEGSIIFPDDAVIVNPLFQLLAWFTIALLGFTLQRYKDISLSHLALLVLLTLWAVGGAATIWEGPTVYGTLLVLFEGLVAGLLVIVMVKALESLEDKNAKAWSTEATASILMMVLLAALGIPTEPLYGLSLLTIFSGLIILIGAATFGVTGGTVTAVALGLLPALASFGAPTSMAMLTLSGLLAGLFRKWAKPGIIAGFFMGHFILSIYLLNGEQVAKLFLEAAIASAFFLIMPPRWLAKIHQRIRNKVEKKSEEVALSVVSKRLEEMGSIFRQLSQTLAELSQEESRPKQWTAFYETIEERVCKDCSSYGLCWERDEKRTRQHLEALLEEMEEKGEMTARELHVQCARWGELSATIRSLFETIEVDRYWRRRMEESKNLVSAQYKGLSRWMESLSREMVIEGAPEGALKKAKEVLATKGFQLKSIDEEVYPQQWILEVGGRGCSGQWSCAEVAVPTVAEVLNKPMTVNNSNCSGQKGSCAFLLSSEKPYGVEIATAQAPRFGSAVSGDSIGTWSCSTSKKIVALSDGAGIGAKAARESSATLALLEQFSKAGVEAEETVAAVNALIGLTTEDDSFATVDMAAFDLSSAELEMIKLGAAPSYLKRGRKVQFLQASSLPLGIIKSLEVEVLSTSLLPGDLLIMVSDGIADGKNKGKRQERYVEDWLYSYLIGTEEVNPQRLADAIMEEALQDHEGRAHDDCTVIVVAVRNREDS